One genomic region from Prevotella sp. Rep29 encodes:
- a CDS encoding DUF4298 domain-containing protein — translation MKNNNEQIERIQAMEERFDQLSQAAERLSTALKQYEEMQEAATILGEYYGSDEWKKDFADDEKGLLPADLKRGVLSEDGVWNLLSDHHDLIARMQNLVKRGRNNKKM, via the coding sequence ATGAAGAACAACAATGAACAAATAGAGCGCATACAGGCGATGGAAGAACGGTTTGACCAGCTTTCGCAAGCGGCAGAAAGGCTGTCAACTGCCCTGAAACAGTATGAGGAGATGCAAGAGGCGGCGACCATACTTGGCGAATATTATGGCAGCGATGAGTGGAAAAAGGACTTCGCTGACGATGAAAAGGGGTTGTTGCCTGCCGATTTGAAGCGTGGCGTCTTGTCGGAAGACGGCGTGTGGAACCTGCTCTCCGACCATCACGACCTCATCGCCCGCATGCAAAACCTTGTGAAGCGAGGTCGCAATAATAAGAAGATGTGA
- a CDS encoding MFS transporter, producing the protein MKMEKERLWNANYNKVMFSNFALNFSFYVLTPLLPLYLSEHFAATKDVIGLVLSGYTITALLFRPFSGYIVDTFSRKAVLLFCLLLNVVFFLGYLAASTLLLFTIVRTMHGAPFGGATVANSTIAIDVLPSSRRNEGIGFYGISNNIATAIAPTIGISVYKMTGNFEMLFWMAFVVAFLGMAVVATTQTPQREPESGKRPLSLDRFFLLRGWTLALAIACFGLCYGILSNYLAIYGKERLGITSGTGTYFMLLSLGLILSRLQGATALRKGRLIRNASEGVLISTIGYTLFTISDSMWGYYGSALLIGLGNGHMWPAIQNMIIGMAHHNERGTANSTLLTAWDLGVGLGILLGGVLAELFDYGAAFWSMVIVHIAGVAVYFLLVRQSYIKHRIHLP; encoded by the coding sequence ATGAAAATGGAAAAAGAACGGCTTTGGAACGCTAATTATAATAAGGTGATGTTCTCAAACTTCGCCCTCAACTTCTCTTTCTATGTGCTCACGCCACTGCTGCCGCTCTATCTGAGCGAACATTTTGCGGCAACGAAAGACGTCATCGGACTGGTCCTTTCGGGCTACACCATCACGGCACTGCTGTTCCGCCCGTTCAGTGGCTACATCGTTGACACGTTTTCGCGAAAAGCAGTTTTGCTCTTCTGCCTGTTGCTCAACGTCGTTTTCTTTTTAGGCTACCTCGCCGCTTCCACCCTTTTACTCTTTACCATTGTCCGGACCATGCACGGTGCACCTTTCGGAGGCGCTACCGTTGCCAACAGCACCATCGCCATCGACGTGCTGCCGTCCAGTCGGCGAAACGAAGGAATCGGATTCTATGGGATAAGCAACAACATTGCCACAGCCATAGCACCCACCATCGGCATCTCCGTCTATAAAATGACGGGCAATTTCGAGATGCTTTTCTGGATGGCATTTGTCGTTGCCTTTCTCGGCATGGCTGTGGTTGCAACCACCCAGACTCCACAGCGGGAGCCGGAAAGCGGCAAACGTCCCCTCTCCCTCGACCGGTTTTTCCTCTTACGGGGCTGGACGCTTGCTCTCGCCATCGCCTGCTTCGGACTTTGTTACGGCATCCTGAGCAACTACCTCGCCATCTACGGCAAAGAACGGTTGGGCATCACCAGTGGCACAGGCACCTATTTCATGCTCCTCTCCTTAGGTCTTATCCTCTCCCGTCTGCAGGGAGCCACCGCGCTGCGCAAAGGACGCCTCATCCGTAATGCCAGCGAGGGCGTACTCATCTCCACGATCGGATATACGCTCTTTACCATCTCCGACAGCATGTGGGGTTATTATGGCTCGGCACTGCTCATCGGACTGGGTAATGGTCACATGTGGCCAGCCATCCAAAACATGATTATCGGCATGGCGCACCACAACGAGCGAGGCACAGCCAACTCTACCCTGCTCACGGCATGGGACTTGGGTGTCGGCTTGGGCATCCTGCTCGGTGGCGTGTTGGCAGAGCTTTTCGACTATGGTGCTGCATTCTGGAGCATGGTCATCGTGCATATTGCCGGTGTTGCCGTCTATTTCCTGCTGGTTCGGCAATCCTACATCAAACACAGAATACACCTTCCGTAG
- a CDS encoding class I SAM-dependent methyltransferase — translation MNRETASYIVEHAEDDVRQLALKSVPEGVDLTFALEQISGRQMALRKLPTWAATESIIYPPHLNMEQCSSEHTAQYKAQLCRKLNSRQTMVDLTGGYGVDFSFMAREFEHAVYVEQQPLLCELATHNMPILGIDNIDIKNADSIDYINSIEHVSLLFLDPARRDLNGRRTYALEDCSPDVVSLHRHLLTKCDYLLLKLSPMFDWREATKQLEYVCEVHIVSTKNECKELLVLLSRQDARRLRVVCANDDDVFEFFPETKPAERTFAEPACGQFIYEPNSSVMKAGCFDEVAHRWGVAAIAPHSHLFVSEKDIPSFPGRKFQISAISSMNKQSLKTLFTEIRQANVSVRNFPMSAHELKQKLHLKDGGDIYVFGTTTNKRQHILLVCRKNEE, via the coding sequence ATGAATCGAGAAACGGCTTCATATATCGTAGAACACGCAGAAGATGACGTGCGCCAACTGGCTCTTAAAAGCGTTCCAGAGGGCGTTGACCTGACGTTTGCTCTCGAACAAATCAGCGGCAGGCAAATGGCTTTGCGCAAGTTGCCGACATGGGCAGCAACCGAGTCCATCATCTATCCCCCACACTTGAATATGGAGCAGTGCTCCAGCGAGCACACCGCACAATACAAAGCACAACTCTGCCGAAAGCTGAACAGCCGGCAGACGATGGTTGACCTAACGGGAGGATACGGAGTGGATTTCTCATTCATGGCACGGGAATTTGAACACGCCGTGTATGTGGAACAACAACCGCTCCTCTGCGAACTGGCAACACACAACATGCCGATACTCGGAATTGACAATATTGATATAAAAAATGCCGATTCCATCGACTATATCAACTCCATCGAACACGTTTCCCTGCTGTTTCTTGACCCAGCACGACGCGACCTGAACGGCAGACGAACCTATGCGCTGGAAGACTGTTCGCCCGACGTGGTCTCTCTGCACAGACATTTACTGACGAAATGCGATTACCTATTGCTCAAACTCTCGCCGATGTTCGACTGGAGAGAGGCGACAAAACAGCTAGAGTATGTCTGCGAAGTGCATATTGTCAGCACGAAGAACGAGTGCAAGGAACTGCTGGTATTGCTGTCGCGCCAAGATGCACGACGACTGCGTGTCGTCTGTGCAAACGACGATGACGTGTTTGAGTTCTTCCCGGAAACAAAACCGGCAGAAAGAACATTTGCCGAACCAGCCTGCGGACAGTTCATTTATGAGCCAAACAGTTCTGTCATGAAAGCCGGCTGTTTCGATGAAGTGGCTCACCGGTGGGGCGTGGCTGCCATCGCACCGCATAGCCACTTGTTCGTTTCAGAGAAAGACATCCCGTCGTTTCCTGGACGGAAGTTTCAAATTTCCGCCATTTCATCGATGAATAAGCAGTCGCTCAAAACCCTTTTCACGGAAATACGACAAGCCAATGTAAGCGTCAGAAACTTCCCCATGAGCGCTCACGAACTGAAACAAAAACTCCACCTGAAAGATGGAGGAGACATTTATGTTTTTGGAACAACAACTAACAAGCGGCAACACATCCTTCTCGTTTGTCGCAAAAATGAAGAATGA
- a CDS encoding TlpA disulfide reductase family protein: MRIIRSLAIAAAVLLLASCGGKSGYFKIEGRFLHMNQSELFVYSLDGTINGLDTIKVQGGRFAYEMPCESPTVLVMVFPNFSEQPVFAEPGGKVEINADASHLKEMEMTGTKSNELMTKFRLQIANSSPPEILKHAENFINDHPESPVGGYLVRKYFLHAMEPDYQKADKLVATLLEKQPKNGLLVQMKQQLSVLKRVGKNAAIRSFSAKDVNGNTFSDKQLNKGVAIVNVWASWNHESTTLQRQLKNLKRKYGERLTLLGICIDGDVKKCKEILERDTIRWTTVCDGEMVDGPLLETLGLMGIPDNMLLKNGRVVAQGLDEQTIKEELEKLL; encoded by the coding sequence ATGCGAATCATACGGTCTCTGGCAATAGCGGCAGCAGTTCTCCTTCTGGCTTCATGTGGCGGGAAAAGCGGTTATTTTAAGATTGAAGGCCGTTTTCTTCACATGAATCAAAGTGAGTTGTTCGTCTATAGCCTTGACGGTACAATCAATGGATTGGACACGATTAAGGTGCAGGGCGGACGCTTTGCCTATGAGATGCCTTGTGAGAGTCCGACGGTGTTGGTCATGGTGTTTCCAAACTTTTCGGAGCAGCCTGTCTTTGCTGAGCCTGGCGGAAAGGTGGAAATCAATGCCGACGCGTCTCACTTGAAAGAAATGGAGATGACGGGAACGAAGAGCAATGAGCTGATGACCAAGTTCCGCCTGCAGATAGCCAATTCCTCTCCGCCGGAAATCTTGAAACATGCCGAAAACTTCATCAACGACCACCCGGAATCGCCCGTTGGCGGATATCTGGTGCGAAAATATTTCTTGCATGCTATGGAGCCCGATTATCAAAAGGCTGACAAGTTGGTGGCAACCTTGCTGGAGAAGCAGCCCAAAAACGGTCTGCTCGTTCAGATGAAACAACAACTCAGCGTGTTGAAAAGAGTCGGGAAAAACGCCGCAATACGCTCGTTTTCAGCAAAAGATGTCAACGGAAATACGTTCTCTGACAAGCAGTTGAACAAAGGAGTCGCCATTGTCAACGTGTGGGCATCATGGAATCATGAAAGCACGACGTTGCAACGGCAGTTGAAAAACCTGAAGCGAAAATACGGAGAGCGCCTGACGCTGCTTGGCATCTGTATTGATGGGGACGTAAAAAAGTGTAAGGAGATTCTTGAGCGGGACACGATTCGCTGGACGACAGTCTGCGACGGAGAAATGGTTGACGGACCGTTGCTTGAGACGCTCGGACTGATGGGGATTCCCGACAATATGCTCTTGAAGAATGGGCGTGTCGTGGCACAAGGACTCGACGAGCAGACCATCAAGGAAGAGTTGGAGAAATTGTTATGA
- a CDS encoding DUF4369 domain-containing protein codes for MKLTMKSLSKAAYALLVVTAMTACSEKKFHVTGKIAQAKDSVLYFENMSLDGPQIVDSVKLDGDGGFSFDGVAPDAPEFYRLRIAGQIINVAIDSTETVNVNAAYPSMATQYTIEGSENNLKIKELTLRQMALQAQAQAVVNNPQLGINAVEDSIFKMIDTYKDDIKKNFIYKEPMKSYAYFALFQGIVVGNSYLMVFDPRQNPDDVKAFAAIATSWDTYYPGSLRGENLHNIALQNMKDQRIVQNQEQSIEIDADKVSMANLIDIALTDNKGNIRRLTDLAGKVVLLDFHLFSGKGSTQRIMMLRELYNKYHDRGLEIYQVSLDEDEHFWKTQTAALPWICVRDNGTRTQAYLATVKSIPCDFIINRENTVIKAPRQIKDLNADIAAQL; via the coding sequence ATGAAACTGACAATGAAATCGCTTTCAAAGGCAGCCTATGCACTGCTCGTCGTAACAGCCATGACCGCTTGTTCGGAAAAGAAATTCCATGTAACGGGAAAAATCGCACAAGCAAAAGACTCGGTGCTCTATTTTGAAAACATGTCGCTTGACGGTCCGCAAATCGTTGATTCCGTCAAGCTGGATGGTGACGGAGGCTTTTCTTTCGATGGAGTTGCACCAGACGCCCCAGAGTTCTACCGGTTGCGAATTGCCGGTCAAATCATCAACGTCGCCATTGATTCGACGGAGACCGTCAACGTCAATGCCGCCTACCCGTCCATGGCAACCCAATACACGATTGAAGGCTCTGAGAATAACCTGAAAATCAAGGAGCTCACACTTCGCCAAATGGCACTGCAGGCGCAAGCACAAGCCGTTGTCAACAATCCGCAACTGGGAATCAATGCCGTAGAAGACAGTATTTTTAAGATGATAGACACCTACAAGGACGATATCAAAAAGAACTTTATCTATAAAGAGCCCATGAAGTCGTACGCCTATTTTGCGCTCTTCCAGGGTATTGTCGTAGGAAACTCCTACTTGATGGTGTTCGATCCACGCCAGAATCCTGACGATGTCAAGGCTTTCGCTGCGATTGCCACCAGCTGGGACACCTACTATCCAGGCTCGCTGCGCGGAGAGAACCTCCACAACATCGCGCTCCAAAACATGAAAGACCAGCGCATCGTGCAAAATCAGGAACAAAGCATAGAAATTGATGCCGATAAAGTGTCGATGGCGAACTTAATCGATATTGCCCTGACCGACAATAAGGGAAACATCCGCCGACTGACCGACCTCGCAGGAAAAGTTGTTTTGCTCGATTTTCATCTCTTTTCCGGGAAGGGTTCCACGCAGCGCATCATGATGCTGCGCGAACTATACAACAAGTATCATGACCGGGGATTGGAAATCTACCAAGTTTCGCTCGATGAAGACGAACATTTCTGGAAGACACAGACAGCTGCCTTGCCGTGGATATGCGTCCGCGACAACGGAACACGCACACAGGCATATCTGGCGACGGTCAAGAGCATTCCCTGCGACTTTATCATCAATCGGGAAAATACCGTCATCAAGGCACCCAGACAAATCAAGGATCTTAACGCAGACATTGCTGCACAGCTTTAA
- the leuS gene encoding leucine--tRNA ligase, translating into MDYNFSEIEKKWQKRWVEQKTYRVTEDKQREKFYVLNMFPYPSGAGLHVGHPLGYIASDIYARYKRLKGFNVLNPMGYDAYGLPAEQYAIQTGQHPEKTTNENIDRYRSQLDKIGFSFDWEREVRTCAPDYYKWTQWAFVKMFDSFYCNTCGKAQPITKLIEHFEQQGTEGLDAAQSEELSFTAAEWKAMNECERQQVLMNYRIAYLGETMVNWCAGLGTVLANDEVVDGVSVRGGYPVVQKKMRQWCLRVSAYAQRLLDGLDQVDWTDSLKETQRNWIGRSEGTEMQFKVAGSDLSFTIFTTRADTIFGVTFMVLAPESELVSQLTTDEQRAAVDEYLDYVKKRTERERQMGHKVTGVFSGSYAVNPFTGENIPIWISEYVLAGYGTGAIMAVPAHDSRDYTFAKHFNLPIVPLIEGADISEESFDAKEGTVMNSPCDGVKTLDGFSLNGLSVKDAIQRTKEFVTAHALGRVKVNYRLRDAIFSRQRYWGEPFPVYYKEGMPYALPIEKLPLELPEIDEYKPTESGEPPLGRATKWAWDTEKECVVDKSLINHTTIFPLELNTMPGFAGSSAYYLRYMDPHNSEALVSKDADEYWQNVDLYVGGTEHATGHLIYSRFWNKFLYDIGTSCKDEPYKKLVNQGMIQGRSNFVYRINDEHAKDQPTFVSVGLKDQYDVTPIHVDVNIVSNDILDIEAFKAWNPEYKNAEFIFEDGTKGSQAPTGSHYKCGWAIEKMSKSMFNVVNPDMIVEKYGADTLRLYEMFLGPVEQSKPWDTNGIDGCHRFLKKLWKLFTPEDNYWQDKSHWDGEPTADELKSVHKLIKKVSQDIEQFSYNTSISAFMICTNELTQLKCRNRALLSQVVVLLAPFAPHIAEELWEMLGHEGSVCDAQWPQWDEKYLVESEMQLTISFNGKARFQMLFPADADNGQIEKAALADERSLKYLEGKQVVKVIIVPKRIVNIVVKG; encoded by the coding sequence ATGGATTACAACTTCAGCGAAATTGAGAAAAAATGGCAGAAAAGATGGGTTGAACAGAAGACCTATCGGGTAACAGAAGACAAGCAGCGTGAGAAATTTTATGTACTCAACATGTTCCCTTATCCATCGGGAGCAGGGCTCCATGTGGGGCATCCGCTTGGATACATCGCATCGGATATCTACGCACGCTACAAACGACTGAAGGGATTCAACGTGCTCAACCCGATGGGCTACGACGCCTATGGTCTGCCTGCTGAGCAATATGCCATACAGACTGGTCAGCATCCTGAGAAGACGACCAACGAGAATATCGACCGCTATCGGAGCCAGTTGGACAAAATCGGCTTCTCGTTTGACTGGGAAAGAGAGGTGCGCACCTGTGCACCTGATTACTATAAGTGGACGCAATGGGCGTTCGTAAAAATGTTCGACTCGTTCTATTGCAACACTTGTGGCAAGGCACAGCCTATCACAAAGCTCATCGAGCATTTCGAACAGCAAGGCACTGAAGGACTGGACGCTGCACAGTCGGAAGAACTTTCGTTCACGGCAGCCGAGTGGAAGGCGATGAACGAATGCGAGCGCCAGCAGGTGCTCATGAATTACCGCATCGCCTATCTGGGCGAAACGATGGTGAACTGGTGCGCCGGACTGGGCACCGTGCTTGCCAACGACGAGGTGGTGGATGGCGTTTCGGTGCGCGGCGGCTATCCTGTGGTGCAGAAGAAGATGCGCCAGTGGTGCCTCCGTGTCTCGGCATACGCACAGCGGTTGCTCGACGGATTGGACCAAGTGGATTGGACCGATTCGCTGAAGGAGACGCAACGCAACTGGATTGGACGTTCCGAAGGTACGGAGATGCAATTCAAGGTGGCTGGCAGCGACCTGTCGTTTACGATTTTCACCACTCGCGCCGACACGATTTTCGGCGTGACGTTCATGGTCCTGGCGCCCGAAAGCGAACTGGTCAGCCAACTGACGACCGACGAACAGCGGGCGGCTGTCGATGAATATCTGGATTATGTGAAGAAGCGCACGGAGCGTGAGCGCCAGATGGGACACAAGGTGACGGGCGTCTTCTCCGGCTCGTATGCCGTCAATCCGTTCACGGGAGAGAATATTCCCATCTGGATTAGCGAATACGTATTGGCTGGCTATGGCACGGGAGCGATTATGGCGGTACCTGCCCACGACTCTCGCGACTACACTTTCGCCAAACATTTCAACCTGCCTATCGTACCGCTGATTGAAGGTGCCGACATTTCTGAGGAGAGTTTCGATGCCAAAGAGGGCACCGTGATGAATTCGCCCTGCGACGGTGTGAAGACCTTGGATGGTTTTTCGCTGAACGGACTCAGCGTGAAAGATGCCATTCAGCGCACGAAAGAGTTTGTGACGGCGCACGCCCTCGGACGTGTGAAGGTGAACTACCGCCTGCGCGATGCCATTTTCTCGCGCCAGCGCTACTGGGGCGAGCCGTTTCCCGTCTATTATAAAGAAGGTATGCCCTACGCGTTGCCTATCGAGAAGTTGCCGCTGGAGCTTCCTGAAATCGACGAATATAAACCGACGGAAAGCGGAGAGCCACCCCTCGGACGCGCCACGAAGTGGGCTTGGGACACCGAGAAGGAGTGCGTGGTGGACAAATCGCTCATCAACCACACAACGATTTTCCCGCTCGAGCTCAACACCATGCCGGGTTTTGCCGGCTCTTCTGCCTACTACCTGCGCTATATGGACCCGCACAACAGCGAGGCGCTCGTGTCGAAAGATGCCGATGAATACTGGCAAAACGTCGACCTCTACGTCGGAGGAACGGAACATGCCACCGGTCACTTGATTTATTCGCGCTTCTGGAACAAATTCCTTTACGACATCGGTACCAGCTGTAAGGACGAGCCGTATAAGAAACTGGTCAACCAAGGCATGATACAAGGACGCTCGAACTTTGTCTATCGCATCAACGACGAGCACGCGAAGGACCAACCGACGTTCGTATCGGTCGGACTGAAAGACCAGTATGACGTCACACCCATCCACGTGGATGTGAACATTGTGTCGAACGACATCCTCGACATCGAGGCTTTCAAGGCGTGGAACCCGGAATACAAGAACGCTGAATTCATCTTCGAAGACGGCACAAAAGGCAGCCAAGCTCCCACCGGCAGCCACTACAAATGCGGCTGGGCGATTGAGAAGATGTCGAAGTCGATGTTCAACGTGGTGAATCCCGACATGATTGTCGAGAAATACGGCGCCGACACGCTCCGCCTCTACGAGATGTTCCTCGGACCGGTGGAGCAATCGAAGCCGTGGGACACGAACGGCATTGACGGTTGCCACCGCTTCTTGAAGAAACTCTGGAAACTCTTCACGCCCGAAGACAATTACTGGCAAGACAAGAGCCACTGGGACGGTGAGCCGACAGCCGACGAACTGAAGAGCGTGCACAAGCTCATCAAGAAAGTTTCGCAGGACATTGAGCAGTTCTCCTACAACACCAGCATTTCCGCTTTCATGATCTGTACGAACGAACTGACGCAACTCAAGTGCCGCAACCGCGCACTGCTCTCACAGGTCGTGGTGCTACTGGCACCGTTTGCGCCACACATCGCTGAAGAATTGTGGGAAATGCTCGGACACGAAGGTAGCGTCTGCGATGCACAATGGCCGCAATGGGACGAGAAATATCTGGTGGAAAGCGAAATGCAACTCACCATCTCGTTCAACGGAAAGGCACGCTTCCAGATGCTTTTCCCAGCTGATGCCGACAACGGACAGATTGAAAAGGCTGCGCTTGCCGACGAGCGCTCGCTGAAATATCTGGAAGGAAAGCAGGTGGTGAAGGTGATTATCGTGCCGAAACGCATCGTCAACATCGTGGTGAAAGGCTGA
- a CDS encoding YitT family protein, translating to MNFTKQQFKSELKDYAVITLGSVVYALAWTFFLLPYHIVSGGVTGLSAIVFYATGIPLQYTYFGINAILLVFALKIIGFRFMTKTIYATFMLSFMLSFTQTLVADENGNLIKLMGEGNDFMSLLIGSIMLGVALAVVFLNNGSTGGTDIIAACINKYKPISLGRVLITVDLCIIGSCLFIPAFGELFQRAQMVVFGLCTMVVMNFMLDYVMNARRESVQFLIFSKKYNEIAKAIGTETSHGITLLDGQGWYSGQETKVLCILTRKRESVAIFRIIKTIDPDAFVSQSSVIGVYGKGFDAIKVKAKKTEENKPA from the coding sequence ATGAATTTTACCAAACAACAATTCAAAAGTGAACTGAAAGACTATGCCGTCATCACACTGGGCTCGGTCGTTTACGCACTGGCATGGACATTCTTTCTGCTCCCCTACCACATCGTGTCGGGCGGCGTAACAGGTCTGTCTGCCATCGTTTTCTACGCCACGGGCATCCCCCTTCAGTACACCTATTTCGGCATCAATGCCATCCTGCTGGTCTTTGCGCTGAAAATTATCGGTTTCCGATTCATGACAAAGACCATCTACGCCACCTTCATGCTCTCGTTTATGCTCAGTTTCACACAGACACTGGTGGCTGACGAGAACGGCAATCTCATCAAACTGATGGGCGAAGGCAACGACTTCATGTCGCTCCTCATCGGCAGTATCATGCTCGGTGTGGCGCTCGCCGTCGTGTTCCTCAACAACGGCAGCACGGGCGGAACGGATATCATCGCCGCTTGTATCAACAAATACAAACCCATTTCGCTCGGACGCGTACTCATCACCGTTGACCTGTGCATCATCGGAAGCTGTCTTTTCATCCCTGCCTTCGGCGAACTCTTCCAGCGCGCACAGATGGTGGTGTTCGGACTTTGCACGATGGTGGTTATGAACTTCATGCTCGACTACGTGATGAACGCGCGGCGCGAATCTGTGCAATTCCTCATCTTTTCGAAAAAATACAACGAGATAGCCAAAGCCATCGGTACCGAAACCTCGCACGGCATCACGCTGCTCGACGGACAAGGCTGGTACAGCGGACAGGAGACGAAGGTGCTCTGCATCCTTACCCGCAAGCGTGAGAGCGTTGCCATCTTCCGCATCATCAAGACCATCGACCCCGACGCATTCGTCTCGCAAAGTTCGGTCATCGGCGTCTATGGAAAGGGATTCGACGCCATCAAAGTGAAAGCCAAGAAAACAGAAGAAAACAAACCCGCATGA
- a CDS encoding lipopolysaccharide assembly protein LapB gives MRKLLFTVICSASVLLFNSCSSQLKPLAAEQFFTTPTPMEVKGGQIPVVINGKIPAKWMHKKAVITMTPVLVSATGEELQRGESVTFQGENVIDNHQVIFKQRGTNFSLNHAFDYTDAYRNSNLLMTFQAKVGKRSVNLPHLHLADGVMATLEFYKRILDEDGLCLSPDSFQRITNQRYEATVKFLVNQAELRKSELKNNSVQEFVALLKRINADREKLNLKNVEVQAYASPEGGFSFNDRLAGKRQDASKNYVEDVLKQNKVDAQVAARYTAQDWDGFQQLVRASNIQDKEVILRVLSMYDDPQQREEKMRNMGVAFRGLADEVLPELRRSRLIINYETIGRSDEQIRSQYLSDPQKLSVEELLYAATLTDERAEQKQIYQKITQVYPADARAWNNLGVLAFKEKNLAEAKKYVERALQVNGQLAEARANKGLLTLADGDLAGAEAELSKAAGGNRLDEATAILCLAQGKYAAAESLLADKSTKSALLACILNKHYAEAEKILETMKNADATTNYLAAVLYAREGNNPSAANCLQRAFAQDASLRAVAEKDIELKNVSK, from the coding sequence ATGAGAAAACTCCTTTTTACAGTCATTTGTTCAGCATCCGTTTTATTATTCAATTCGTGTAGCAGTCAGCTGAAACCGCTCGCGGCAGAACAGTTTTTCACGACACCGACACCCATGGAGGTGAAGGGTGGGCAGATTCCCGTGGTTATCAACGGAAAGATTCCTGCCAAGTGGATGCACAAAAAGGCTGTCATAACGATGACTCCGGTGCTCGTCTCGGCTACGGGAGAAGAGCTGCAGAGAGGTGAAAGCGTGACTTTCCAAGGCGAAAACGTCATAGACAACCACCAGGTCATCTTCAAACAGCGGGGAACCAACTTCTCCCTGAACCACGCATTCGACTATACGGACGCCTATCGCAACAGCAATCTGCTGATGACATTTCAGGCAAAAGTGGGCAAGAGAAGCGTGAATCTGCCCCACCTGCATCTCGCCGATGGTGTGATGGCTACGTTGGAATTCTATAAAAGAATACTCGACGAGGACGGATTGTGCCTGTCGCCCGACTCGTTCCAGCGAATCACCAACCAGCGTTACGAGGCGACGGTGAAGTTCCTGGTCAATCAGGCTGAACTGCGGAAGAGCGAATTGAAAAACAATTCCGTGCAGGAGTTTGTGGCTTTACTGAAACGAATCAATGCCGACCGGGAAAAGCTGAACCTGAAAAACGTGGAAGTGCAGGCATACGCATCGCCGGAAGGAGGATTCTCGTTTAACGACCGACTGGCAGGAAAGCGGCAGGATGCCAGCAAAAATTACGTGGAAGACGTGTTGAAACAAAACAAGGTGGACGCCCAGGTGGCAGCACGCTACACAGCACAGGACTGGGACGGATTCCAGCAGCTCGTGAGAGCCTCCAACATCCAAGACAAGGAAGTCATCCTGAGAGTGCTTTCGATGTATGACGACCCGCAGCAGCGCGAGGAGAAAATGCGCAATATGGGAGTCGCATTCAGAGGACTGGCAGACGAGGTGTTGCCCGAACTGCGACGCTCCCGCCTGATTATCAACTATGAAACAATCGGACGTTCGGACGAGCAAATCCGTTCGCAATATCTTTCCGACCCTCAGAAACTCTCGGTGGAAGAGCTGCTCTATGCGGCAACGCTGACAGATGAAAGGGCTGAACAAAAACAAATCTATCAGAAGATAACGCAGGTTTATCCCGCCGATGCCCGTGCCTGGAACAATCTGGGCGTGTTGGCATTCAAGGAAAAGAATCTGGCTGAGGCAAAAAAATATGTTGAGCGCGCGCTGCAAGTCAACGGACAGCTGGCGGAAGCCCGTGCCAACAAGGGACTTCTGACGTTGGCAGATGGTGATTTGGCAGGGGCGGAAGCCGAACTTTCGAAGGCAGCCGGCGGCAATCGTCTTGATGAGGCGACAGCCATCCTCTGTCTGGCACAGGGCAAATACGCAGCAGCGGAAAGTCTGCTGGCTGACAAATCGACAAAAAGTGCGCTGCTGGCATGTATCCTCAACAAGCATTACGCCGAGGCAGAAAAGATTTTGGAAACAATGAAGAATGCAGACGCTACGACCAATTATCTGGCTGCCGTGCTGTATGCCCGCGAAGGAAACAACCCGTCGGCAGCAAACTGTCTGCAGCGTGCTTTCGCGCAAGATGCGTCGCTCAGGGCAGTTGCCGAGAAAGACATCGAATTGAAGAACGTAAGCAAATAG